The genomic window CAGACGCGGTAGCGGAGGGCCTCCCGAGCCCGGGCCAGGTCCTCCCGCAGGGACTCTGCCAGGCGCTCCTGTCGCTCGCGGTGCCGCCGTAAGGCCCGCGCCAGGCGGTCGTGCCACTCCCGGAGGTGCTCTTCCTCTCCCAATCGGCAGTAGAAGTCGTCCAGCAACCGGCTCATGGCCGAATATTCCTGCCCCACGGGCCCGTGCGCCACGGGGATCAGGCACCAGTAGTCCTTCGGCTGACCGCTTTCATCGGTGATGACCACCGGCCGGGGCCTGCTCCTGGCCTCCTGCCACATTTCCTCCGCTACCTCCTCCGGGGTGCGTTGGCCGCCGGTCGGAGCCGACCGCTCGCCGGTGGGGGTGGCCCGGGCCCGGGCGGCGAGTTCCCGTGTGCTGAACGGCCCCCACCGTCCGGCCGGCGGGGGCAGTGGGGGCTCGTATTCCACGCCGGGCAGCAGGATGCGTCGCCGGGAGGCGTCCCGGTCCGGGCGGGGTCCTTCTTCCCTCCATGCCGCCAGGACGCGAGCGTCCTGGTCGAGCAGGATGAGGTTCGACCCCGGGCCCATGATCTCGACCACCAGACGGGGGCGGGAGCCCAACGGGGTGCAGAAATCCAGGATCAGGACGCGGTCCCGGTCGTGCTGTTGCGCGGCCACCAGATGGGCGCCCTCGAGATGCTTGCGCAGGAGGAGGACGAATGGCGAGGGGGCAACTGGCCGGTGCTCTCGGAAACTGAGGTGTACGCGGGCGAAGCGCGGGTGCATGGAGATGAGCAGTTGGGTGCGTATTCCCGGCCTGAACACCACCAGCACCGCTTCGGACGGTGCCTGCTGCGCAAACCCGG from Bacillota bacterium includes these protein-coding regions:
- a CDS encoding NFACT RNA binding domain-containing protein, giving the protein MPFDALVMAAVTREIQDVLPARVDRIYSAGFAQQAPSEAVLVVFRPGIRTQLLISMHPRFARVHLSFREHRPVAPSPFVLLLRKHLEGAHLVAAQQHDRDRVLILDFCTPLGSRPRLVVEIMGPGSNLILLDQDARVLAAWREEGPRPDRDASRRRILLPGVEYEPPLPPPAGRWGPFSTRELAARARATPTGERSAPTGGQRTPEEVAEEMWQEARSRPRPVVITDESGQPKDYWCLIPVAHGPVGQEYSAMSRLLDDFYCRLGEEEHLREWHDRLARALRRHRERQERLAESLREDLARAREALRYRVWGELLMAQAAHLPAGHDRVEVTDYYSEEPRQVEIPLNPALSGKDNAREYFRKYSKARRALDPLRQRLDQEATHLAYLEQLEQALSRASDRDTLEVLQREMEAAGIVATPPARAAPANAARERPVTGQHRVLRFSLPGGDEVLVGRGAEANDFLTFVLARPDDIWLHVRGIPGSHVILRPPAGRPPSPEAIARAATIAAHFSQARLAPKVEVDWTLRKHVRRKPGAKPGQVVYREERTLLVRPAPPPGSP